In the genome of Chryseobacterium sp. 52, the window GCCGATTGATGTACGTTGTAACCGGTGATGATGAATTTGATGGCGGAGGTGACAAATACAGTACAATCAACAAGCGTGAAGAGCAGGTATCTGATAACTTCTTCAATGCTACGTTAGGTATTTCATTGAAATTAGGAAAACACGAGTCTCACTTAATGTGGCATGACCCACTTCAGGAAATCTATTACAAACTTGATGTTTTGGCTAACAAAAACCAGGATATTGAAGTATGTAAAAAAGGAGATGCTGATAATGACGGAGTTTGTGACGATTGGGACAGACAGCTTGATACTCCTGCAGGTGCAAGAGTAGATGGTGCTGGTGTAGCTCTTGATACAGACCTTGACGGTGTTATCGACCTTTACGATAAGTGTGTAACTGTTCCTGGACCTGTTGAAAACAACGGATGTCCTACAACAACTGCTGGACCTGTAATAGAAACAGAAACTAAACTTGAAGGAATTGAGTTTGACCTAAATTCTGACAGAATTTTACCTTCAAACACTCCAATCCTGAATAATGCAGTTAACTACATTAACTCTTCAACTGGTGCTTACAGTGTAATTGGTGCTACAGATACAAGAGGTACTGACGCTTACAACCAGAAACTTTCTGAAAGAAGAGCAAATAACGTTAAGAGCTATTTGATTAAAAACGGAGTTCAGGCTGGAAAAATCAACGCAGTAGGAAAAGGTGAAAAAGACCTTAAATATCCTGAGTGCGAACCAGCTACTAAATGCCCTGAATGGAAAAACAGAGCAAACAGAAGAGTATACTTCGAAGCTAAATAATACTTTTATCAGTAAATATATTGAAGCCGTGCCATGCACGGCTTTTTTTGTTGTAATACTTTTATTACTTTTACCCTATGATTTCTCAGCAGGATTTCCAAAAATTAAAATATGATACCCTAAAATACTTTTGGGGCTATGATGGTTTCAGAGATTCTCAGGAAGAGGTTATCAATGCTGTTATTAATGAAAATGACAGTCTTGTCCTGCTTCCTACAGGAGCTGGAAAATCACTTTGCTATCAGCTTCCTGCTCTGCTGAAGGAAGGCACCTGTCTGGTTATCTCTCCCCTTCTGGCTCTGATGAAAGATCAGGTAAGCCAGCTTAAACACCGCAATATTGAGGCAGAATATTTATCTTCCGAACTTGACGAATATGATGCAGAAGCAGTATATGACCGATGTAAAGATGGCATCACCAAATTACTATATGTCTCACCGGAAAGGCTGACCAATAAACAGTTTCTACAGA includes:
- a CDS encoding OmpA family protein — translated: MKLSLAIVALALAIPATGYAQDSTAVSNGEYPNTFSSGSANVSPFTNQSKRFNDWSISAGAGVPLIQSADLTSIKNGNGKNLFGYSAYVSIDKAITHAFGLKLQYDRGETRQGWFNTKDAAPDATAVAGRTQYDAISLLGDINFSNLLRRVDNHSPYRWALHGYAGIGTIAYKAYQKDIKGQMLATEVKPFKLGSMFMQAGAGLKYKINRRIDLEGRLMYVVTGDDEFDGGGDKYSTINKREEQVSDNFFNATLGISLKLGKHESHLMWHDPLQEIYYKLDVLANKNQDIEVCKKGDADNDGVCDDWDRQLDTPAGARVDGAGVALDTDLDGVIDLYDKCVTVPGPVENNGCPTTTAGPVIETETKLEGIEFDLNSDRILPSNTPILNNAVNYINSSTGAYSVIGATDTRGTDAYNQKLSERRANNVKSYLIKNGVQAGKINAVGKGEKDLKYPECEPATKCPEWKNRANRRVYFEAK